One segment of Streptosporangium brasiliense DNA contains the following:
- a CDS encoding type 1 glutamine amidotransferase: MILAIQHEDGTGPGLIGERIAAAGVTLDLRSPFRGDSLPPSLDGYEGLLVLGGTPGTYDVDLAPWLPHAGELLRGAVRDEVPTLGVCLGGQLLAAACGGEVAVAARPQVGLYGLHAHPAAADDPLFAALPVDAQAVQWHWDEITSLPPGAVPLLWDEDFPFQAFRLGPAAWGVQFHPEVLLDSARAWAKDESGRLARLGVDVAAMLDRVEAAEPSLRTLWGGVADRWIDLVRSHPTVPGASVSGP, from the coding sequence GTGATTCTCGCGATCCAGCATGAGGACGGCACCGGACCCGGCCTGATCGGCGAGCGCATCGCGGCGGCCGGCGTCACGCTGGACCTCCGGTCCCCCTTCCGGGGCGACAGCCTGCCCCCGTCCCTCGACGGATACGAGGGGCTGCTCGTGCTCGGCGGCACCCCGGGCACCTACGACGTCGACCTCGCCCCCTGGCTGCCGCACGCCGGCGAGCTGCTGCGCGGAGCCGTACGCGACGAGGTGCCCACCCTCGGGGTCTGCCTCGGCGGCCAGTTGCTCGCCGCCGCCTGTGGCGGCGAGGTCGCGGTCGCCGCGCGTCCCCAGGTCGGGCTGTACGGCCTGCACGCCCATCCGGCCGCCGCCGACGACCCGCTCTTCGCCGCTCTCCCCGTGGACGCGCAGGCCGTCCAGTGGCACTGGGACGAGATCACGTCGCTGCCCCCGGGAGCCGTGCCCCTCCTGTGGGACGAGGACTTCCCCTTCCAGGCGTTCCGGCTGGGGCCGGCGGCGTGGGGCGTGCAGTTCCACCCCGAGGTGCTGCTCGATTCCGCCCGGGCGTGGGCGAAGGACGAGTCGGGCAGGCTCGCGCGGCTGGGAGTGGACGTGGCCGCGATGCTCGACCGGGTCGAGGCCGCCGAACCGTCCCTCCGGACGCTCTGGGGTGGCGTGGCCGACCGCTGGATCGACCTCGTCCGATCTCACCCGACCGTGCCGGGGGCGTCCGTCAGCGGGCCGTGA
- a CDS encoding ACT domain-containing protein, whose amino-acid sequence MGEVTGESGVNIKGLAAFTGEGKGIVHVLVDDAVADRCREVLEGAGMGIADERPVLVVDLEDRPGTLGELTRQLADANVNIDLAYTTFGGVRIVIATDDLENARSALEWSAVMRQETDTPSIWDQPA is encoded by the coding sequence TTGGGGGAGGTCACCGGCGAGTCCGGCGTGAACATCAAGGGCCTCGCGGCCTTCACCGGGGAGGGCAAGGGCATCGTCCATGTGCTCGTCGATGACGCGGTCGCCGACAGGTGCCGGGAGGTGCTCGAAGGCGCCGGGATGGGGATCGCGGACGAGCGACCGGTGCTGGTGGTGGACCTTGAGGATCGGCCCGGGACGCTCGGCGAGCTGACCAGGCAGCTCGCCGACGCGAACGTCAACATCGACCTCGCCTACACCACCTTCGGGGGCGTGAGGATCGTGATAGCCACCGACGATCTGGAGAACGCGCGCTCGGCGCTCGAATGGTCCGCGGTCATGCGTCAGGAGACGGACACCCCCAGCATCTGGGACCAGCCCGCCTGA
- a CDS encoding DUF4386 family protein: MRSILALGVIAANAAFIGLGAVFGYPDVLAEPPATVLARFAADQTAVSAWFLLLALGAGSLIPVAVLLGRRLPDRPVAALATQAGVLAGLVQIIGLIRWPFAVPALAHASDRATAETVFAVLHGYLGTGVGETLGYLFTAAWTLLLLAALPAPLRWFRALGAGAALAILAGLLVPLKLPGADLVNFAGYVAWSVWALCLAALADRLLLPGTAQAPAPAVSA, translated from the coding sequence ATGAGATCGATCCTCGCCCTGGGCGTGATCGCGGCCAACGCGGCCTTCATCGGCCTGGGCGCCGTCTTCGGCTATCCGGACGTGCTCGCCGAGCCGCCCGCGACGGTCCTGGCCAGGTTCGCCGCCGACCAGACAGCCGTCTCCGCCTGGTTCCTGCTGCTGGCGCTCGGCGCCGGCTCGCTGATCCCGGTCGCGGTGCTGCTCGGCCGCCGCCTGCCGGACCGGCCGGTCGCCGCGCTGGCGACGCAGGCCGGGGTGCTGGCCGGGCTGGTCCAGATCATCGGCCTGATCCGCTGGCCGTTCGCGGTGCCCGCACTGGCCCACGCGAGCGATCGGGCGACGGCCGAGACCGTCTTCGCCGTCCTGCACGGCTATCTCGGCACCGGGGTCGGCGAAACTCTCGGCTACCTGTTCACCGCCGCCTGGACCCTCCTGCTCCTGGCGGCCCTGCCCGCGCCGCTGCGCTGGTTCAGGGCGCTGGGCGCCGGCGCGGCGCTGGCCATCCTGGCCGGGCTGCTGGTGCCGCTCAAGCTGCCCGGCGCGGATCTGGTCAACTTCGCCGGATACGTGGCCTGGAGTGTCTGGGCGCTCTGCCTGGCTGCCCTCGCCGACCGGCTGCTCCTGCCGGGAACGGCTCAGGCTCCGGCCCCGGCCGTGAGCGCTTGA
- a CDS encoding TetR/AcrR family transcriptional regulator has translation MKRGPQRSVDPRAVLDAALELVDGGGLTMRALAARVGLTPGALYTYFPDRAAIMNALTDRLLAEADLGVLEDRARPPHQRIEDFALALREVLLCHPAAVPAILGAAYSGPVALRVGESMLGVLPDPRACYAVMVYVLGSIALEAAELVGAGGKDGKGAEARGALPSEAERIAARRATLAVDPDVFPRTHAAADAIAAYISTDQFRWGLRRLLAGM, from the coding sequence GTGAAGAGAGGACCTCAGCGCTCGGTCGATCCGCGAGCCGTCCTGGACGCGGCCCTGGAGCTGGTCGACGGCGGAGGGCTGACCATGCGGGCGCTGGCCGCGCGGGTGGGCCTGACTCCCGGCGCGCTCTACACCTACTTCCCCGACCGGGCCGCCATCATGAACGCGCTGACCGACCGGCTGCTCGCCGAGGCCGACCTGGGTGTGCTGGAGGACCGCGCCAGGCCGCCGCACCAGCGGATCGAAGACTTCGCACTGGCGTTGCGCGAAGTGCTGCTGTGCCACCCGGCGGCGGTGCCCGCGATCCTCGGCGCCGCCTACAGCGGGCCGGTCGCGCTGCGGGTCGGTGAGAGCATGCTCGGCGTGCTGCCGGACCCGCGCGCCTGCTACGCCGTGATGGTCTACGTGCTGGGCTCCATCGCCCTGGAGGCGGCCGAGCTGGTGGGCGCGGGAGGCAAGGACGGCAAGGGGGCGGAGGCGCGGGGCGCCCTCCCCTCCGAGGCCGAGCGGATCGCCGCGCGCCGGGCCACCCTCGCCGTCGATCCCGACGTCTTCCCCCGCACCCACGCCGCGGCCGACGCCATCGCCGCCTACATCTCGACCGACCAGTTCCGCTGGGGCCTGCGCCGCCTCCTGGCAGGTATGTAA
- a CDS encoding NAD(P)H-dependent flavin oxidoreductase has product MRTRVTDMLGIELPIFAFSHCRDVVAAVSRAGGMGVLGALYFTPEELETELKWIDDHVDGRPYGVDVVMPASYAGAELGADSSEDLVERLQGMIPHGHRAFVDGLLAAHGVAELSGSDAGKVLLGWTDATARPQVEVALRHPIALLANALGPPPADVVEQAHAEGVKVAALASTPRHAVKQVEVGVDIVVAQGTEAGGHTGEISTMVLIPQVVDAVDVPVLAAGGIGDGRQMAAGMALGAEGVWTGSIWLTVEEADTPEMARRRILEATSRDTVRSRSWTGKPARLLKNEWTDAWESAESPGTLPMPLQFMLVSDALRRIGRSDAAELATFPAGQIIGTMNQVRSAKDVVFTMVEEYIEATERLGRLTEG; this is encoded by the coding sequence ATGCGGACACGTGTCACGGACATGCTCGGCATCGAGCTTCCGATCTTCGCGTTCAGCCACTGCCGGGACGTCGTCGCCGCGGTCAGCCGCGCCGGCGGGATGGGCGTGCTCGGCGCCCTCTACTTCACCCCGGAAGAGCTCGAGACGGAGCTCAAGTGGATCGACGACCACGTCGACGGCAGGCCGTACGGCGTCGACGTGGTCATGCCCGCCTCCTACGCGGGGGCCGAGCTGGGCGCCGACTCCTCCGAGGACCTGGTGGAACGGCTCCAGGGGATGATCCCCCACGGCCACCGCGCGTTCGTCGACGGCCTGCTGGCCGCGCACGGCGTCGCGGAGCTGTCCGGCTCCGACGCCGGCAAGGTCCTGCTCGGCTGGACCGACGCCACCGCCCGGCCGCAGGTCGAGGTGGCGCTGAGGCACCCGATCGCGCTGCTGGCCAACGCCCTCGGCCCGCCGCCCGCCGACGTGGTCGAGCAGGCGCATGCCGAAGGGGTGAAGGTGGCGGCGCTGGCCTCCACCCCCCGCCACGCGGTCAAACAGGTCGAGGTCGGCGTGGACATCGTCGTCGCCCAGGGCACCGAGGCGGGTGGGCACACCGGTGAGATCTCCACGATGGTGCTCATCCCGCAGGTCGTGGACGCCGTGGACGTGCCGGTGCTGGCCGCCGGAGGCATCGGCGACGGGCGCCAGATGGCGGCGGGCATGGCGCTCGGCGCCGAGGGCGTGTGGACCGGGTCCATCTGGCTGACCGTCGAGGAGGCCGACACCCCCGAGATGGCCAGGCGGCGCATCCTGGAGGCCACCTCCCGCGACACCGTGCGCTCCCGGTCGTGGACGGGCAAGCCCGCCCGGCTGCTGAAGAACGAGTGGACCGACGCCTGGGAGTCCGCCGAGTCGCCGGGCACCCTGCCGATGCCGCTGCAGTTCATGCTGGTCTCCGACGCCCTGCGCCGGATCGGCCGCTCCGACGCCGCCGAGCTGGCCACCTTCCCCGCCGGTCAGATCATCGGGACCATGAACCAGGTGAGGTCGGCCAAGGACGTGGTCTTCACGATGGTCGAGGAGTACATCGAGGCCACCGAGCGCCTGGGCCGCCTGACCGAGGGATAG
- a CDS encoding decaprenylphospho-beta-D-erythro-pentofuranosid-2-ulose 2-reductase — protein sequence MRNALGAVDTVLLLGGRSEIGLAIVERLVRDGARRVVLAARDAGDTPPVIGAAEVHLLDFDASRPETHGEVIEAAAELVGDLDVVIPAFGVLGSQAAYDADPVAAARAVAVNYGGHVSAGLFAARRLREQGHGTLVVLSSVAGVRVRRANFVYGSAKAGLDGFAQGLGDALHGSGARVMVVRPGFVIGRMTEGMSPAPMSSTPGQVADAVIDGLRSGAEVVWVPGRLRAVFAVMRVLPRAIWRRMPR from the coding sequence ATGAGGAACGCCCTGGGCGCGGTGGACACGGTGCTGCTGCTGGGCGGGCGCAGTGAGATCGGGCTGGCGATCGTCGAGCGGCTGGTCCGCGACGGCGCCCGCCGGGTCGTGCTCGCCGCCCGTGACGCCGGTGACACGCCCCCGGTGATCGGCGCCGCCGAGGTGCACCTGCTGGACTTCGACGCCTCCCGCCCCGAGACGCACGGTGAGGTGATCGAGGCCGCCGCGGAACTGGTCGGCGACCTCGACGTGGTGATCCCCGCCTTCGGGGTGCTGGGCAGCCAGGCGGCCTACGACGCCGATCCGGTGGCCGCCGCCAGGGCCGTCGCCGTCAACTACGGCGGGCACGTGTCCGCCGGGCTCTTCGCCGCCCGCCGGTTGCGCGAGCAGGGCCACGGCACGCTGGTGGTCCTCTCCTCGGTGGCCGGGGTGCGGGTGCGCCGGGCCAACTTCGTGTACGGCTCGGCCAAGGCGGGCCTGGACGGCTTCGCGCAGGGGCTGGGCGACGCGCTGCACGGTTCGGGCGCCCGGGTGATGGTGGTCCGGCCCGGCTTCGTGATCGGCAGGATGACCGAGGGCATGTCCCCGGCGCCGATGTCCTCCACGCCGGGCCAGGTCGCCGACGCGGTGATCGACGGGCTGCGCTCGGGTGCCGAGGTCGTGTGGGTGCCCGGCAGGCTGCGGGCGGTCTTCGCGGTGATGCGCGTGCTGCCCCGCGCGATCTGGCGCAGGATGCCCCGCTGA
- a CDS encoding FAD-binding oxidoreductase, whose product MTFLTGWGRTAPTPARLARPRSAREVAELVRRAPGRGVAARGLGRSYGDAAQNAGGLVLDCTALTSWSIDETTGLVTAAAGLSLHDLMTALVPRGWFVPVTPGTRHVTVGGAVAADVHGKNHHADSSFGAHLRSLTLVTADGAGRTLTPDDDLFWATVGGMGLTGVITEAVFRCVPIETSRMRVDVERTRDLDHTLETMTATDDRYRYTVAWIDLLASGGRMGRSVLTRGDHAGREELPRGADPLAFAPAARLKAPPWAPGGLLNPVTVRAFNEAWYRRARPATGLLQGLAPFFHPLDSVDGWNRVYGPRGFVQYQFVVPAGAEATLRRIVSRLSAEGVVSFLTVLKRFGPGTPGMLSFPIPGWTLALDIPAGRAGLAALLREFDGWVAEAGGRVYLAKDSRMSAETAAAMYPRLGEWRKVREGADPGGVFRSDLARRLLL is encoded by the coding sequence ATGACCTTCCTGACCGGCTGGGGCCGTACCGCACCGACCCCCGCGCGCCTGGCCCGCCCCCGTTCCGCGAGGGAGGTCGCCGAGCTGGTACGGCGGGCCCCCGGCCGGGGCGTCGCCGCCCGGGGACTCGGCCGCTCCTACGGCGACGCGGCGCAGAACGCCGGGGGGCTGGTCCTCGACTGCACCGCGCTGACCTCGTGGTCCATCGACGAGACCACCGGCCTGGTCACCGCGGCCGCCGGGCTGAGCCTGCACGACCTGATGACCGCCCTGGTGCCCCGGGGCTGGTTCGTCCCGGTCACGCCGGGCACCCGGCACGTGACGGTCGGCGGGGCCGTGGCGGCCGACGTGCACGGCAAGAACCACCACGCCGACTCCTCCTTCGGCGCCCACCTGCGCTCCCTCACCCTGGTCACGGCCGACGGCGCCGGCCGTACCCTCACGCCGGACGACGACCTGTTCTGGGCCACGGTCGGTGGGATGGGGCTCACCGGCGTGATCACCGAGGCGGTCTTCCGGTGCGTCCCGATCGAGACCTCGCGCATGCGGGTGGACGTCGAGCGCACCCGCGACCTGGACCACACGCTGGAGACGATGACCGCCACCGACGACCGCTACCGCTACACGGTCGCCTGGATCGACCTGCTGGCCTCCGGCGGCCGGATGGGCCGCAGCGTGCTCACCCGGGGCGACCACGCGGGCCGCGAGGAGCTGCCGCGCGGCGCCGACCCGCTGGCGTTCGCGCCCGCCGCCCGGCTGAAGGCGCCGCCCTGGGCGCCCGGCGGCCTGCTCAACCCGGTGACCGTGCGGGCGTTCAACGAGGCCTGGTACCGCAGGGCGCGTCCCGCGACCGGCCTCCTGCAGGGGCTCGCGCCGTTCTTCCACCCGCTGGACTCGGTGGACGGCTGGAACCGGGTCTACGGCCCGCGCGGCTTCGTCCAGTACCAGTTCGTGGTGCCGGCCGGTGCGGAGGCGACGCTGCGGCGGATCGTCTCCCGGCTGTCGGCCGAGGGCGTGGTCTCCTTCCTCACCGTGCTCAAGCGGTTCGGCCCCGGCACGCCGGGGATGCTGTCGTTCCCGATCCCCGGCTGGACGCTCGCCCTGGACATCCCGGCGGGCCGCGCCGGGCTGGCCGCGCTGCTGAGGGAGTTCGACGGCTGGGTCGCCGAGGCGGGTGGGCGCGTCTACCTGGCCAAGGACTCGCGGATGTCGGCCGAGACGGCGGCCGCGATGTATCCGCGGCTGGGGGAGTGGCGTAAGGTCCGCGAGGGGGCCGACCCCGGCGGGGTGTTCCGCTCCGACCTGGCGAGGAGGCTCCTGCTGTGA
- a CDS encoding decaprenyl-phosphate phosphoribosyltransferase, whose product MNEETVVARPPADPPVVARAARGFSPAALVRACRPRQWLKNVLVFAAPAAAGVLVTGQGLLGSLIAFAAFCVAASGTYLLNDAADVEADRRHPRKRHRPVAAGLVPVRLARAAGVLLVALAPAVAALSGGWRLPAVVAGYLVLTFSYTYWLKHREVVDLVAVAACHVVRAYAGAVAVDVPVTRWFLVVVSLGSLQLVAGKREAELRASDGGSTRAILAAYTPGYLAGVRMMSSGAMIVTYCLWALSDHPGPFHGISIVPFVLMVLRHNLLVDRGAGEEPEELALRDRHIQAFVALLLVSLALGIYLP is encoded by the coding sequence ATGAACGAGGAAACGGTGGTCGCGCGGCCGCCGGCGGACCCGCCGGTGGTCGCGCGTGCTGCCCGCGGCTTCTCGCCCGCCGCTCTCGTCCGGGCCTGCCGGCCGCGCCAGTGGTTGAAGAACGTCCTGGTCTTCGCGGCCCCGGCGGCGGCCGGGGTGCTGGTGACCGGTCAGGGGCTGCTGGGCTCGCTGATCGCCTTCGCGGCGTTCTGCGTGGCCGCGAGCGGCACCTACCTGCTCAACGACGCCGCCGACGTCGAGGCCGACCGTCGGCACCCGCGCAAGCGGCACCGCCCGGTCGCGGCCGGCCTGGTCCCGGTACGGCTCGCGCGGGCCGCCGGGGTCCTGCTCGTGGCGCTGGCCCCGGCGGTCGCCGCGCTGTCCGGCGGCTGGCGGCTCCCGGCCGTGGTCGCCGGATACCTGGTGCTGACCTTCTCCTACACCTACTGGCTCAAGCACCGGGAGGTGGTGGACCTGGTGGCGGTCGCGGCCTGTCACGTGGTCCGCGCCTACGCCGGGGCGGTCGCCGTGGACGTGCCGGTGACGCGCTGGTTCCTCGTGGTGGTCTCGCTCGGCTCGCTCCAGCTCGTGGCCGGCAAGCGCGAGGCCGAGCTGCGCGCCTCCGACGGCGGCTCCACGCGGGCCATCCTGGCCGCCTACACTCCCGGATACCTGGCGGGCGTCCGTATGATGTCCTCCGGCGCCATGATCGTGACCTACTGCCTGTGGGCGCTCAGCGACCACCCGGGGCCGTTCCACGGGATCAGCATCGTCCCCTTCGTGCTCATGGTCCTACGGCACAACCTGCTGGTGGACCGGGGAGCGGGGGAGGAGCCCGAGGAGCTCGCCCTGCGCGACCGGCACATCCAGGCGTTCGTCGCACTCCTGCTCGTCTCGCTCGCCCTCGGGATCTATCTGCCATGA
- a CDS encoding DUF3068 domain-containing protein: MRRIVGVILIAVGAFLIVLAPLVRFQIGGSLIAAPAAQYGVSKLEAQGAQYFYPKALKVMTGDLGITVTTRGDVSQSQGDRVVWDEFTAVSDVTNGNPDVSFGERRSAFNKYTGEGVDCCAVNIDKKPVKMEGQIYKFPFDVEKKTYKVFNSTVGRAFDAKFVDEDTVNGLRVYRFEQDVPPTKTETRTVPASILGVTDTTGDIQVDRFYDGKNTYWIEPTTGSPVKQEQQRHEVLKTQDGAKSTVAFVATAKMTPQTVNDLVKNATEGKSQITMIKMTIPLVLLVLGIALLAGGFFALRGAGRA; this comes from the coding sequence ATGCGCCGGATCGTCGGAGTAATCCTTATAGCCGTCGGGGCGTTCCTCATCGTGCTGGCACCGCTCGTGCGCTTCCAGATCGGTGGCAGCCTGATCGCGGCTCCGGCCGCGCAGTACGGGGTGAGCAAGCTGGAGGCCCAGGGGGCCCAATACTTCTACCCCAAGGCTCTCAAGGTGATGACCGGTGACCTCGGCATCACCGTGACCACCCGCGGAGACGTCTCCCAGTCCCAGGGCGACCGGGTCGTCTGGGACGAGTTCACCGCGGTCAGCGACGTGACCAACGGCAATCCGGACGTCTCCTTCGGCGAGCGGCGCAGCGCCTTCAACAAATACACCGGCGAGGGCGTCGACTGCTGCGCGGTGAACATCGACAAGAAGCCCGTCAAGATGGAGGGCCAGATCTACAAGTTCCCGTTCGACGTCGAGAAGAAGACCTACAAGGTCTTCAACTCCACCGTCGGCAGGGCCTTCGACGCCAAGTTCGTCGACGAGGATACGGTCAACGGGCTGCGGGTCTACCGGTTCGAGCAGGACGTCCCGCCGACGAAGACCGAGACCCGCACCGTCCCCGCCTCGATCCTGGGAGTGACCGACACGACGGGTGACATCCAGGTGGACCGGTTCTACGACGGTAAGAACACGTACTGGATCGAGCCCACCACCGGCTCGCCGGTCAAGCAGGAGCAGCAGCGCCACGAGGTCCTCAAGACCCAGGACGGCGCCAAGAGCACCGTCGCCTTCGTGGCGACGGCGAAGATGACCCCCCAGACGGTCAACGACCTGGTGAAGAACGCCACCGAGGGCAAGAGCCAGATCACCATGATCAAGATGACGATCCCGCTCGTCCTGCTCGTGCTGGGCATCGCCCTGCTGGCCGGCGGGTTCTTCGCGCTCCGCGGCGCCGGCAGGGCCTGA
- a CDS encoding acyltransferase family protein, with the protein MTETGSTFGSLSRRELPECQDGPPGHQDGLPECPDGSPGRRDELPARRDGSPGGLPRTGGHLDALDGVRAVASLAVLVFHVATESAAALDEGFGGALLARGDVAVPIFFALSGLLLYRPFAASLLLGGAPVRTRAYLWKRAVRILPAYWLVTVTAMLIWSRDHLSDGWTWFQLLTLNQNYVTDPWWFALGPKGLAQMWSLSVEVAFYVALPLIAAGLAAFARRGGEDVRARAGRLLVGLGALAALSFVWTLLSYYPQYRPYLNVWPPRSMIFFAAGMALAVVLVWVEADPDESSPARRFRRAAAASPGSWWLVAAMAYALAASPVTGTRFLGIDGVWSGMFELALYTVVAFCLLVPATLPPPGDSPVRLLLANRVMGFLGRVSYGVFLWQFVVIYLWYGFTEQQPFSGGFLGNLVAVTVVTLVLATLTHRLVERPARRLNRVVS; encoded by the coding sequence GTGACCGAAACAGGTTCTACATTCGGGTCCCTCTCCCGGCGGGAGCTCCCCGAGTGCCAGGACGGCCCTCCCGGGCACCAGGACGGGCTCCCCGAGTGCCCGGACGGCTCTCCCGGACGCCGGGACGAGCTCCCCGCGCGCCGGGACGGCTCCCCGGGGGGCCTTCCCCGCACCGGCGGCCACCTGGACGCCCTCGACGGCGTGCGCGCCGTCGCCTCACTCGCGGTGCTCGTCTTCCACGTGGCGACCGAGTCCGCGGCCGCGCTGGACGAGGGTTTCGGCGGCGCACTGCTCGCCCGCGGCGACGTGGCCGTGCCGATCTTCTTCGCCCTCTCCGGGCTGCTGCTCTACCGCCCCTTCGCGGCGTCGCTGCTGCTCGGCGGCGCCCCCGTCCGCACCCGGGCGTACCTGTGGAAGCGGGCCGTGCGCATCCTGCCCGCCTACTGGCTGGTGACCGTCACGGCCATGCTCATCTGGTCGCGCGACCACCTGTCCGACGGCTGGACCTGGTTCCAGCTCCTCACCCTGAACCAGAACTACGTCACCGACCCCTGGTGGTTCGCCCTGGGACCGAAGGGCCTGGCCCAGATGTGGAGCCTCTCGGTCGAGGTGGCCTTCTACGTCGCGCTCCCCCTGATCGCGGCGGGCCTGGCGGCCTTCGCCCGGCGCGGCGGCGAGGACGTGCGCGCCCGGGCCGGACGGCTGCTCGTCGGCCTGGGCGCGCTGGCGGCGCTGTCCTTCGTCTGGACGCTGCTGAGCTACTACCCGCAGTACCGGCCCTACCTGAACGTCTGGCCGCCCAGGTCGATGATCTTCTTCGCCGCCGGGATGGCCCTGGCCGTGGTGCTGGTCTGGGTGGAGGCCGACCCGGACGAGAGCTCCCCGGCGCGGCGGTTCAGGAGGGCGGCGGCCGCCTCCCCCGGTTCGTGGTGGCTGGTCGCGGCCATGGCGTACGCGCTCGCGGCCTCCCCGGTCACCGGGACCCGCTTCCTCGGCATCGACGGTGTCTGGTCGGGGATGTTCGAGCTGGCCCTCTACACGGTCGTGGCGTTCTGCCTGCTCGTCCCGGCCACGCTGCCACCGCCGGGCGACTCGCCGGTCAGGCTCCTGCTCGCCAACCGGGTGATGGGTTTCCTCGGCCGCGTCTCCTACGGCGTCTTCCTCTGGCAGTTCGTGGTGATCTACCTCTGGTACGGGTTCACCGAGCAGCAGCCGTTCTCCGGCGGCTTCCTGGGCAACCTGGTGGCCGTCACCGTCGTGACGCTCGTGCTGGCCACCCTGACCCACCGGCTGGTGGAGCGGCCCGCCCGCCGCCTGAACCGCGTCGTCTCCTGA
- a CDS encoding RrF2 family transcriptional regulator, which yields MRLTKFTDLALRVTMRLAVTKPGATLTTRQVAEAMEIPYTHTAKAIARLQHLGVVEARRGRGGGLGLTAFGRSASLGWLVRELEGEEEVVTCEGDTPCPLRAACRLRGALRGAQQAFYAALDPLTVKDLVTPPTGPVLLGLSLR from the coding sequence GTGCGGCTGACAAAGTTCACAGACCTGGCCTTACGCGTCACCATGCGTCTGGCGGTCACCAAGCCGGGGGCGACGCTCACCACCAGGCAGGTGGCGGAGGCGATGGAGATCCCCTACACCCACACCGCCAAGGCCATCGCCCGGCTCCAGCACCTCGGGGTGGTGGAGGCCCGCCGGGGGCGCGGCGGCGGACTGGGGCTGACCGCCTTCGGCCGGTCGGCCTCCCTGGGCTGGCTGGTCCGCGAACTGGAGGGCGAGGAGGAGGTCGTCACCTGCGAGGGGGACACCCCCTGCCCGCTGCGGGCGGCCTGCCGCCTGCGCGGCGCGCTGCGCGGCGCCCAGCAGGCCTTCTACGCCGCACTGGACCCGCTCACCGTGAAGGACCTGGTCACCCCGCCGACCGGACCGGTGCTGCTCGGCCTCAGCCTCAGGTGA
- a CDS encoding globin domain-containing protein, translating to MLSPESAATVRATLPVIGGAIENITARFYESMFTDHPELLRNLFNRGNQANGEQRGALAGSIAAFASALVERPGDRPEAMLARIANKHASLGVTPEQYEVVHKYLFAAIAEVLGDAVTPEVAEAWEEVYWLMADALIALEAGLRRDPGEGWLQATVTERRPQTADAVSFTLRPHTPLSFKPGQYVSVAVTLPDGARQIRQYSLSCAPERDDWRITVKWVRGDDTPDGEVSGWLHANVRAGDVLTVSAPFGDLTLPEGDAPLLLASAGIGATPVLSMVDHLAATGSTRRVTVVHADRTPADHAHRDELARLVATLPGATLHRWYEEAGDCSCRPAPNVGHVDLAGIDLPDGLVACLCGPLPFMRAVRSQLLRRGVPASDIHYEVFGPDLWLGRD from the coding sequence GTGCTCTCCCCGGAATCGGCCGCGACCGTCCGCGCCACCCTGCCGGTGATCGGCGGCGCCATCGAGAACATCACCGCGCGCTTCTACGAGTCGATGTTCACCGACCACCCCGAGCTGCTGCGGAACCTGTTCAACCGGGGCAACCAGGCCAACGGCGAGCAGCGCGGCGCCCTCGCCGGATCGATCGCCGCCTTCGCCTCCGCACTGGTGGAGCGCCCCGGCGACCGGCCGGAGGCGATGCTCGCCAGGATCGCCAACAAGCACGCCTCGCTCGGCGTCACCCCCGAGCAGTACGAGGTGGTGCACAAATACCTCTTCGCCGCCATCGCCGAGGTGCTCGGCGACGCCGTCACCCCCGAGGTGGCCGAAGCCTGGGAGGAGGTCTACTGGCTGATGGCGGACGCGCTGATCGCGCTGGAGGCCGGACTCCGGCGCGACCCGGGCGAGGGCTGGCTGCAGGCGACGGTGACCGAGCGGCGGCCGCAGACCGCGGACGCGGTCTCCTTCACCCTGCGGCCCCACACCCCGCTGTCCTTCAAGCCCGGCCAGTACGTCAGCGTCGCGGTCACCCTGCCCGACGGCGCGCGGCAGATCCGGCAGTACAGCCTGTCGTGCGCCCCGGAGCGGGACGACTGGCGGATCACCGTCAAGTGGGTGCGCGGCGACGACACCCCGGACGGGGAGGTGTCCGGCTGGCTGCACGCGAACGTCCGGGCCGGGGACGTGCTGACGGTCTCCGCGCCGTTCGGCGACCTGACCCTGCCCGAGGGCGACGCCCCGCTGCTCCTCGCCTCGGCCGGGATCGGCGCCACCCCCGTCCTGTCGATGGTCGATCATCTGGCGGCCACCGGCTCCACCCGCCGGGTCACCGTCGTCCACGCCGACCGCACCCCGGCCGACCACGCCCACCGGGACGAGCTCGCGCGGCTGGTCGCCACCCTGCCCGGCGCCACCCTGCACCGGTGGTACGAGGAGGCGGGCGACTGCTCCTGCCGGCCGGCGCCGAACGTCGGCCACGTCGACCTGGCCGGGATCGACCTGCCCGACGGGTTGGTCGCCTGCCTCTGCGGGCCGCTGCCGTTCATGCGCGCCGTCCGCTCCCAGCTGCTCCGGCGCGGGGTGCCCGCCTCGGACATCCACTACGAGGTGTTCGGCCCCGACCTCTGGCTCGGCCGGGACTGA